Proteins encoded by one window of Swingsia samuiensis:
- a CDS encoding ATP-grasp domain-containing protein, producing MRSKEVNPTPLSLFEFWPGSVFYTPIVLYWIVMGLKYRDFSTPTAANPRIETGGLCGEQKSSILDMAGQTAKQYIAPYAVFKSGEGSFQRAQHAMARINVQFPVVIKPNIGCNGTGVKLVQSLEILKQTLSLFPDNVDLMVQELVDYPIEVGAFYIRHPDQEKGYISSLTYKETPALQGDGQSTLKQLIMHDPRMQHIPHVYLPRIAGLEETILPAGEKKSLVFAGNHCKGSIFRDARTDRTVELTECLDAIMKDIPDFHFGRIDLKTPSIEDLKQGKNLKIIEINGVGSEAIHIWDRRTTIWEAYRAQFSHYRQTFIIGAKNKSRGWKTSGAFNMLFAWRKQKRLLASYPTND from the coding sequence ATGAGATCCAAAGAGGTCAACCCAACACCCCTATCTCTTTTTGAGTTCTGGCCTGGGTCCGTTTTTTACACCCCTATCGTGCTTTACTGGATTGTCATGGGGTTAAAATATCGTGATTTTAGTACCCCAACAGCTGCAAATCCTCGTATTGAAACAGGCGGATTATGTGGTGAGCAGAAATCATCTATTCTTGATATGGCAGGCCAAACAGCCAAACAATATATAGCACCATATGCTGTTTTCAAAAGCGGTGAAGGATCCTTCCAGCGCGCTCAGCATGCAATGGCTCGCATCAATGTTCAATTCCCTGTTGTGATTAAACCAAATATCGGCTGTAATGGGACTGGCGTAAAACTCGTTCAATCGCTTGAAATTTTAAAACAAACCCTCTCTCTTTTTCCTGACAATGTTGATCTTATGGTTCAGGAGCTCGTCGATTATCCAATAGAAGTGGGTGCTTTTTATATTCGCCACCCAGACCAGGAAAAAGGGTATATTTCTTCCCTCACTTACAAAGAAACACCGGCTCTTCAGGGAGACGGACAATCCACCCTGAAACAACTCATCATGCATGACCCACGCATGCAACATATTCCCCACGTATATTTACCCCGCATCGCAGGCTTGGAAGAAACAATTCTTCCCGCAGGTGAAAAAAAATCGCTGGTTTTTGCGGGCAACCACTGCAAAGGCTCGATTTTCCGAGATGCCCGTACCGATCGAACCGTAGAGCTAACGGAATGTCTTGATGCCATTATGAAAGATATTCCAGACTTTCATTTTGGCCGCATTGATTTAAAGACGCCTTCTATCGAAGACTTAAAGCAAGGTAAAAACTTAAAAATTATTGAAATTAATGGCGTGGGTTCAGAAGCAATCCATATCTGGGATCGCAGAACAACAATATGGGAAGCTTATCGTGCTCAATTTTCCCATTACAGGCAAACATTCATCATTGGCGCCAAAAACAAATCTAGAGGATGGAAAACCTCAGGAGCCTTTAATATGCTCTTTGCTTGGAGAAAGCAAAAGCGCCTCTTAGCCTCCTACCCCACCAATGATTAA